Below is a genomic region from Streptomyces roseoviridis.
CGCACACGGACATCGGCTGCCAGGTGTCGCCGTGGTAGCCGCCGCGCCAGGTCAGCAGCCGCCGCTTGCCGGGGCGGCCGACCGAGCGCCAGTACTGCAGGCACATCTTCGCGGCGACCTCGACCGCGACCGACCCGGAGTCGCTGAGGAACACGTGCCGCAGCGGCTCGGGCGTGATCTCCACGAGCCGCGCCGCCAGCCGGACGGCCGGCTCGTGGGTGAGCCCGCCGAACATGACGTGACTCATCCGGTCGAGCTGGCCGCGCGCGGCCTCGTTCAGCACCGGGTGGTTGTAGCCGTGGATCGCCGACCACCACGAGGACATGCCGTCGACCAACTCGTCCTGGCCCTCGGCCGGTTCGGCCAGCCGGAGCCGCACCCCGGACGCGGACGCGACGACCAGCGGATCCGTGCGCCCCGGCATGGGGCCGTACGGGTGCCAGACGTGCGCCCGGTCCAGGGCCAGCAGTTCGTCGTTGCGCACGGCCACCGTCACGCGTTCGGGGCGAGGTCCGTACCGGCACCGCGACGGCGCACGGCCACCAGATCGGTCCTGGCCTCCGAGGGGCTGGCCGCGGCAGCGGCCGCCGGCACCTCGGCGTGACCTCCGCACGGTCCGCAGCCACCGCCGGTCTCCGCGTGCGATCCGCAGCCACCGCCGGTCTCCGCGTGCGATCCGCAGCCGCCGCCCGCCGACGCCTGCGAGCCGCATCCGCCGGCCGTGGCACCGGCCGCCGCGAGGGCGTCCACCCGGTGCCGGGGCAGCGTGGTCGTGCCCGCGCCCTCCACCTCGAAGCCGGCGTCGGCGATCATCTCCAGGTCGGCCTTGCCGGCCTGGCCCTCGCTGGTGAGGTAGTCGCCGAGGAAGATCGAGTTCGCGATGTGCAGCGCCAGCGGCTGCATCGTGCGCAGGTGCACCTCGCGCCCGCCGGCGATCCGCACCTCGACGTCGGGGCAGACGAACCGCACCATCGCCAGGATCCGCAGACAGCGCTGCGGGGTGAGGTTCCACTCCTTGGCGAGCGGGGTGCCCTCGAAGGGGATGAGGAAGTTGACCGGCACCGAGTCCGAGTCCAGCTCCCGCAGCGCGAACACCACGTCGACGAGGTCCTCGTCGCGCTCGCCCATGCCCGCGATGAGCCCCGAGCAGGCCGAGAGCCCGGCCGCGTGGGCCTTCTGCACGGTGTCCACCCGGTCCGCGTAGGTGTGGGTGGTGGTGATCTCCCCGTACGTCCCCTCGGACGTGTTGAGGTTGTGGTTGTACGCGTCGGCCCCGGCCTCCTTGAGCCGCTCCGCCTGCCCGTCGGACAGCAGACCGAGGCAGGCGCAGACCTCCACGTCCTCGTTCTGCTCCTTGATGGCCTCGATGGTCCTGCCGACCCGCTCCACGTCGCGGTCCGTCGGACCACGGCCGCTCGCCACCAGGCACACGCGCTTCGCGCCACCCGCGACACCGGCCGCCGCCGCGGCCGACGCCTCGTCGGGCTTCAGCCACGTGTACTTCAGGATCCCGGCGGTCGAGCCGAGCCGCTGGGAGCAGTACGAGCAGTCCTCGGGGCAGAGGCCCGACTTCAGGTTGACGAGATAGTTGAGCTTCACCCGGCGCCCGAACCACTGGCGCCGCACCTTGCCGGCCGCGGCCACCACATCGAGCAGGTCGTCGTCGGATGTCGCCAGCACGGCGAGCGCTTCTTCACGGGTCGGCAGCTCGCGCCGCAGCCCCTTCTCCACCAGCGTGTTCAGCAGGTCCATAAGGGCTGATCCTTACCTACGGCAGACCCCCGGGCCAAGGAAGAGAAGAACAAACAGAGCGGTTTGAAGTGTGTGTATGGCCACACCCTGTCGCCGGCCCCGGACCGTTAGGGTCTGTGCGCCGCCTACCGAAGGATCGCCATGCCGCCGTACGCCGAGGACCGCACGGACCCCCGCCGGGCCGCGTTCGACTGGACCGAGGCCGCCGCACGGCAGCGCGCGGCGGCGGGCCTGGTGCGGACCCTGCGCCCCCGGGCGGCCGAGTCCGGCCTCCTGGACCTGGCGAGCAACGACTACCTCGGCCTCACCCGGCGCCCCGAGACCACCGAGGCGGCGGCCGAGGCGGCCCGCCGCTGGGGCGCGGGCTCCACCGGTTCGCGGCTCGTCACCGGATCGACCCGACTGCACGCCCTCCTCGAACGCGAACTGGCCGACTTCTGCGGTTTCGAGGCGGCCCTCGTCTTCTCCTCCGGCTACACCGCGAACCTGGCCGCGCTCACCGCCCTGTCCGCCCGGGACGGCCTGATCGTCTCCGACGCGGGCAACCACGCCTCGATCGTCGACGGCTGCCGGCTCGCGCGGGCCGAGACGGCCGTGGTCGCGCACACCGACCCGGAGGCCGTGGCGAAGACCCTCGGCGCGCATCCGGACCGCCGCGCGCTGGTGGTCAGCGACTCCGTCTTCTCCGTGGACGGCGACAAGGCCCCGCTCCCCGCCCTGGCGCGGGCGTGCCGGGAGCACGGCGCGGGCCTGGTCGTCGACGACGCCCACGGCTTCGGCGTCCTCGGTGACGGCGGGCGCGGCGCCCTGCACGAGGCGGGCCTCGCGGGCGACCCGGACGTCGTCGTGACCCTCACCCTCTCCAAGTCGCTGGGCAGCCAGGGCGGTGCGGTGCTCGGACCGGCCCGGGTGATCGAGCACCTGGTCAACGCGGCCCGCACCTTCATCTTCGACACCGGTCTCGCCCCCGCCGCCACGGCCGGCGCGCTCGCGAGCCTGCGCCTGATCGAGGCCGAACCGGGCCTCGCCGCCCGGGCCCGTACGGTCGCCACCACCCTCCACCGGCTGCTCACCGAGGCCGGGCTCACCGCCGCCCGGCCCGACGCGGCCGTGGTCTCGGTGCGTGCCCCGGGCCCCGACGAGGCGCTGCGGTGGGCGGCCGACTGCCGCGAACTCGGCCTCGCCGTCGGCTGTTTCCGCCCGCCGTCGGTGCCCGACGGCATCTCCCGGCTGCGTCTGACCGCCCGCGCGGACCTCGACGACGCGCAGATCGAACGGGCCGTCGACACCATCCTGAGGACCGCGCCCGAGGGAGCCTGACCCGCTGTCAGTGCCGGTGGCTACGGTGATCACATGAGTCTTTCCCTGAGCCCGTTCCTGCTCGACATCAAGGCCACGCACGCCCTCGTCGGTTCGGGCGACGAGCAGTTGCTCCAGATCATCCACGAACGGTTCGCCGACGACCTGGCGCGCGACGACGACTGGTTCTCGTCCTCGATCGCCGACGGCGCGCCGACCGCCTCCGAGGCGCTGCGCGCCGTGATCGCCGGCGGCCCCTTCGAGGGAAGGAAGGAGCACTCCTTCCCGTACGGCTACGCCTACAAGCGGCTGTGCTCCCTGACCGGGTCCTTCCTCGACAACTCCTGCTTCTCCCCGTTCCGCGGCGCCTGGCTGGAGACGGTCGACGAGGGCCTGAAGGCCCTGCGCATCACCGCGGTGTCGCTGACGGACTTCGGCTACGGGGACGCCATGCCGGACCCGATACCCACCTACGACCTGCCGAACTGCGGCGAGTGGACGCACGAGCAGTGCCTGGCCGCCGTCGAGCAGTTCGAGCAGACCAAGCGGGACGGCCACGCCCCGCCGCTCGACCCCGAAGTGGTCGACGCGGTCATGGACGTCATCGGCTGGCTCCGCCACGCCGCGGCCCGCCCCGGCTTCGGGGTCATCGGCTTCGTCTCCTAGGGCGCGTCGGGCCGGTTCCGCGGACGGCGGCGCGGGCGCGGGCCGGGCGTCGGGGCGTCGGCCGGACGGGGGCCAGGCGCCCGCCGGGTCCGGCGTACGGCGCCGTATTCTGAGGCGGGCGACGCCGGCACCGCCGAGTCGCGCCCGGCGCCCGACGCCGCCGGGCGCCGTCCACGCCGGGGTCCGAACACCCGGCCGACGATCGGAGCCGTCACGTGATCAGCCCGGCCGCGATGGGAGGAGTGGCCCTGGTCGAGCTGGGCATGGCCCTGACTCCGGGACCGAACATGATCCACCTCGCCTCCCGCGCCATCACCCAGGGGCGCAGGGCCGGCCTGGTCGGCCTGAGCGGGACCGCGGTGGGCTTCGTCTGCTATCTGCTGGCCGCGGCCGCGGGCCTGTCCGCGCTGTTCGCCGCCGTGCCGCTCGCCTTCACGGTGGTCAAGCTCGCCGGGGCCGCCTACCTGGCCTACCTGGCCTGGGACATGCTCAGGCCGGGTGGTCGTTCGCCCTTCGCCCCGGCCGGGGACCTGCCGCCCGTCTCCGACGCCCGCCTCTTCTCGACGGGGCTCCTGACCAATCTGCTCAACCCCAAGATCGCCCTCATGTACGCCGCTCTGCTGCCCCAGTTCATGGACCCGCAGGCGGGTCCGGCCTGGGCACAGCTCCTCCAGCTCGGCGCGGTGCAGATCGTCGTGGGGGTCACGGTGAACGGTCTGATCATGCTGGGTGCCGCACGGGTGTCGGGCTACCTGGCAGCGCGGCCCCGTGTGATGACCGCTCAGCGCTTCGCGGCGGGCGGCCTGCTCGGTGTCTTCGCGCTGCGCACGGCCCTGACCCGTACGCCCGTCTCGGCCTGAGACGGGCCCCGCGCGCCGGTGACACCGGCGACAGCAATGACCCGGTGACAGCAGTGACACCGGTGACAGCAGTGGCACCGGTGCTGCTGTGACGGTCCCGAACGCGAGGGGGGGGAGCGGCACCCGGTCGGGGCCCGGCCGTCAGTGGGCGGGACCACCCGGTCGGGGCCCGGCCGTCAGTGGTCGTGGCCCGTGTCGGCGGGACCGCGTCCTTCGTCGGAGCCGTCGGGTCCCTCTCCGGCCTCACCCCTGCGTCCGTGCGGGCGGCGCTGTTCCTCGCGGCCGAGGCCCGGGGACTGCCGCTTGGCGTCCATGCCGTGGTCGTCGGGCGCGGCGTCGCCGAGACGGCCCCGTGCGGCCTCCTCGGCCTCCCTGCGGGCCTCGGCGTCGCCGCTCTCCCCGACGGCCTGGGACGGGGTGGTGCGGGGCGGCCGGTCGGCGGGCAGCGTACGTCGGCGCTCGTGGTGGCTCATGATCACCCTCCTGGGCTCTGGATGCGGGGGACGGGTGTGTACGCGGCTGCCCCGCCGGATCAGGGTGAAACGCTCCGTTCGGCGTCCCGTGACGGAGCCAGCACGAAGGCGTGGCCGGCCGGGTCCGTGTAGCGGCGCACGTCGGTGCGCCGGTCGAGCCGGGTGCCGTTGCGTTCGGCGGCGACCGGGCGGGCGCCCAGGGAGATCGCCTCCCGCTCGGCCTCGTCGAGCGCGTCGGCGGCGACCAGGATGTGCAGATGGGCCTGCTGGGAGTCCTCCGGGCGCGGCCAGCTCGGCGGCGCCTGGCCGGGGTCGCGGCGGATGCCGAGGGCGGGGCCGGCGGAGGAGTGGAGCAGGAGCAGGTCGGGGTCGCCGTCGGCCGGTTCGACGGTGGCGCCGAGCAGGGCGGCGTAGAAGCGGGCGAGGGGTTCGGGATCGCTGCTGTCGAGGACGAGGAGGGTCGTCTTGGAAACGGTCATACGGTCCGTCTGCCCGCTCAACGGCCGTGCAGGCATGGCGAGTCGGGCGTGCACCCGGTCCGCTGGGCTCGCGTGCACCCGGTCCGCTCGGTTCGCGCGCCCCGGTCGCCCCTGGGGCCCGGCGCCGATCCGCTCGCCCGTCGGACGGTTCACTGCTTCGAGCGACAGTCATCCGTATATCGCGGTGGATCGCCCCTCGGGACGGCACGATCGGTGGCACTCTGACGCGAAGCGCAATCCGGGCGGGGCCCGGTGGGAAAGGGACAGCGTCGCCATGGCAGACCACCAGGAAGCAACCCTCACGCTGCCGAGCGATCCCGCCTCGGTCGCGACCGCCCGGCGGTACGTCGCCGAGGTCCTCTCCTCCTGGGGCCTCGGCGACGGCACCGACATCGCGGACTCGGTCCGGCTGATCGTCTCGGAGCTGGCGACCAACGCCGTGCAGCACACCTTCGGACAGTCGCCCACCTTCACGGTGGACGTCAGCCTGGAGCGGGACGAGCTGCTGCGCATCGGGGTCACGGACAGCCATCCGCGCTGGCCCCAGCGCCTCCCGGCGGCGGTCCAGCAGGACAACGGCCGTGGGATGGTCATCATCCGCTGGCTGGCCGCCGAGGCGGGCGGCCGGCTGTCGGTGACGCCGACGGCCGAGGGCGGGAAGACCGTCTGGATCGACCTGCCCTGGCCGGCGGCGGTTCCCGGCTGACGTCAGCGGACCCGGCCGTAGAGGACCTTCGACGTCCAGATCCGGTCGAGCTTCACCCAGGAGCCCTGCTTGGGCGAGTGCCAGATCTTGTTGTTACCCGCGTAGATACCGACGTGGTACACCCTTCCACCCGAGTGGAAGAAGACGAGGTCCCCCTTCTGCCGGCTGGACGCGGAGATGTGCCGGGTCTTGTTGTACTGCTGCTGCGCGGTGCGGGGCAGCGTCTTGCCCGCCTTCTTGAACGAGTAGAGCGTGAGGCCCGAGCAGTCGAAACGGGTGGGGCCCGCGGCGCCGTACTTGTAGGGGGATCCCTTCTTCGAGGCCGCGACGTTCAACGCCTTGCCGGCGTACGAGGTCGCGGCCTGGGCCTCCGGCGCGGCTCCTGGGGCGAGCAGCGTGCCGCCGACGGCGGCGAGGGTGAGAGCCGAGACGGCTCCGGCCCGGGACAGCAGGGACGGGACATGAATCTGCGCAGTCATGCGCAACCCTTCGTCAGCCGCCTGTGAAGGATGACCTGTCGGGTTCGGGCAGGCGAAGATGCCCGGCCGCGGCTGCGGCTTCACCCCGAGGAACGTCCCCCACTGCGCGAGACGTCCCGTATTGCTCGGGTCCTCCACTCCTGCCGATCCACTCCTGTCGACCAGACGTCCGGGACGGCGGCAGGACTCGGCGTCCGCCCGGACCGCCCCGCCTCGGGTGGCGGGGGCTTGTCGTCGACAGGGATCTTGACTCACACACTGGCCCAAATCCGAGCTGAAACGGCGATATGTGAGGCTCCTCACGACTGATCCATACGGGTGGACAGTCGGGTTTCGGGGTCAGCGATGTTTGCCGGACGAGCCGTTCACCAGGGCTGGAACGCCCGATTCCGCCAGATGCGTACACCCGCTGCGCAACTCACCTGAGTTACATGTCGATACGTCGACTACGCCGAACGAGGGAGAGATTCCGTGGTCCCCGTGCCCCGAGTGGACCTCGACACGACACGCCCCCCTGTCAACTCACCTGGTCCCCGGGGACGGTGACGCGCCCCGTGCGCCGCTCTCCGTCCAGGGTCCTGAGCGCACGCGCCAGCGTGTCGGCGTGCACCTCGCTCTCGCCCCGCATGTGCATGAGCGTCAGCGCGTCCCGCAGCGCCGCCGCGCGGCTCACCAGCGCCTGCGCCGCACGCAGCGCCCCATAGGTATGCGAGGTCCTGGATGGATTGATCCGGCCCAGCAGATCGACTACTTCGAGGTACGCGTCGACGAACTCGCCCTCGGCGCGGGTCAGTGCGGGCAGCGGCGGCAGCTCCGGGAGCACGTCGGCCTCACTCGTTCCCGGCGTCCGCGAGCCCGCGGCGGCTCTCGACGACGTGGTCCACCAGGCCGTACGCCACCGCTTCCGCCGCGTCGAGGACGGTGGTCCGGTCGATGTCGGCGTCGACGCGCTCGCGGTCCCTTCCGGTGCGCTCGGCGAGCAGTCCGGCGACCAGGGCGCGCTGTCGCAGCAACTCCCGTGCGTGGATGTCGAGATCGCTCGGCTGTCCGCGCAACGGCTCGTCCAGCGTGGGCTGCTGGAGGACGATCCGGGCGCCCGGCAGCGTGAGCCGCCGCCCGGTGGTGCCCGCAGCGAGCAGCACCGCGGCGGGGCCGACCGCCTGGCCGAGGCAGATGGTCTCCACCTCGCAGGAGACGGTGCGGATCGTGTCGTACACCGAGGTCATCGCGCTGATCGAGCCGCCGGGGGAGTTGACGTAGAGGCTGATGACGCTCTCCGGGGCGGCGTGGTCGAGGTACAGGAACTGCGCGATCACGTCGTTGGCGGAGGTCTCGTCGATCGCCGTGCCCAGGAAGACGATCCGCTCGGAGAGCAGCTTCGAGTACGGGTCGAGGGTGCGGGTGCCGAGGGCGGTGCGCTCGGTGAACTCCGGAAGGACATGTCGCATGGTGCTCCGCATGACGCTCCTCCTTCTGTAAAAAATGTACAGGACGTACAGCCCGTAAGATGAGGAGCATGGCCTATGAGATTCCGGTGACGCAAGCGCGCGCAGAGCTCGCGGATCTGATCAACCGCGTGGTCTACGGCAATGAGCGTGTCGTCGTCACCCGGCACGGAAAGCCACTGGTCGCCCTGGTGTCGGCCGCTGACCTGGAACGACTCGAGGCGGAGCAGGAGGAGGTCGAGGAGCAGGTGATCAGCTCGGTCTCCGTCGTCCGCGGCATCGCGTCCGCTCCGGGTGAACAGAGCCGCTTCGGCATCGCGGCGCACCACCGCGACCCCGGCACCCCCGGCGCGTAGCGAGCCCGCGCCCTCCGGAAAGCCGGATGCCTCCGTCCGGGGACGGAGGCACCGGTGGTGGGCACGTCCGCGGCGCGGCGCGCACGGCCGGCGCGGCTTCGGGCCGCGCTGCCGTACGGTCGCGCTCAGACGGCCGGCGCGAGCGCGGACCGTGCCGCCGCCTCCCCGTTCAGGGCCGCCGCCCGCCGCGCCCCGGCCAGGACGGCGGCCAGGCCCGCCACCGCCCACACCGCGAGGACGAGCACCGCGGACCCCGCGCCCGCGCCGTCGAAGTACGCGACCGAGCGCAGGGCCGTGCCGGCCGCGCCCGGCGGGAGCCACTGGCCGAGCACGCCGACAGGGGCCGGCAGCAGCTCGGGTGCGCTGGAGATCCCGGAGAACGGGTTCCCGAGCAGGATCATGAGGACGGCCCCGAGGCCGAGCCCCGGCCTGCCCAGCAGCGCGGCGAGTCCCGCGAGCGTCGAGCCGACGGCCAGCACGGTCAGGGCGAGCACTCCGGCCTCGGCCCACCAGGAGCCGGCGAAGGCGCCCAGCCAGCTGTCCGCGAGGGCGGCGCCCACCAGGCCGGCGAGGACGGCGGCGCCGGTCAGGGCTGCGGCCGCCCGGGCGCCGCGCAGGCCGAGCACGGTGACCGCGATGCCGGAGGCGGCTCCGGCCAGGGCCAGGGGCAGCAGGCCCGCGGCGAGGACGGCACCGCGCGGGTCGGCGGCGGGAGCGGCCACGACATCGGTGACCCGGGGCGCGGTGCCCGCCGGCAGCTGTGTGGCGACGGCCTCGCGAAGCAGTCCGGCGACGACCGGGCTCGCCGCGGTGGCGGTCAGCAGTTCGGGCCCCGTGGGCGTGGCGACGATCGCGCCGTACACGGTCCGGTCCTCGATCGCGGCCCGGGCGGCCGCGACGTCCTCGTAGCGGTGGACGTCGAAGGCGTCCGGGTGTGCGGCGAGCCGCTGCTCCAGGGGCGCGGTGGCGGCGGGGGGCCCGGCGATCGCGATCGGCAGCTCGCGGGGGGCGATCCGGGCGGCCGGCCAGGCGAAGGCCCAGAGGGCGAAGGCGACGACGGCGGGGATGAGCAGCATCACCGCGACGGTCTTGCGGGTGGCTGTGGCAGACATGGCTCCAGCTCGATTCAGGAGGTGGCCGTCAAAGAGAAGGATCGTTCGTTTTACGTCTTGGGGCCACTGTCCTGCCGAGGGTCTCGCTTGTCAAGAATGAATATTCGTTTTACGTTGGCGGCATGGCCCGTGTCTCGCAGGAACACCTCGACGCCCGCCGCCGCCAGATCCTCGACGGCGCCGCGCGCTGCTTCGCCCGCAACGGCTTCCACGCCACCTCCATGCAGGACGTCCTCACCGAGGCGGGCCTCTCCGCCGGTGCCGTCTACCGCTACTTCCGCGGCAAGGACGAGCTGATCGCCGCCATCGCCGACGAGGCGTTCGCCGGCATCCGCGGCGCCTTCGAGGAGGCGTCGCGGAGCACCCCGCCGCCCACCCCGGACGTGCTGCTCGGCACGGTCCTGCGCCTCTTCCTGGACGAGCGGATCCCGGGCGCCGGACGGGTGGCCTTCCCCCGGCTGATCCTCCAGGTGTGGAGCGAGACCCTGCGCGACGAGCGGCTCGCGGCGACCCTGGAGCGCGGGTTCACCGCCATGCACGAGGTCTGGACCCGTCTCGTCGAGGCCTACCGGGAGGCCGGCCTGGTCGGCGCCGATGTCTCCGCCGACCACATGGCCAGGGTCCTCATGGCCGTCGCCCAGGGCTGCATCGCACAGCAGGCGCTCTTCGGCGACATGACCGTCGAGCTCCTGGAGGACGGCGTCCGCGGGCTCATGTCCATGCGGACGCAAAGCCCCAGTTAACGAGCCGGAAAAACTTCCGCCCTAACGTGCAATGTCTGGCTCGGCGGCCCCTCCGCGCGACTCGACGGAGCATCGAAGATCGCTAAGGTCCGCTGCTGTCGGGACGGATTCCCGGTGGACGACAGTGAGGTGGAAGCGTGCAACTCAGCCCCCACGAGCAGGAACGCCTGCTCGTCCATGTCGCGGCGGACGTGGCCGAGAAGCGCCGGGCGCGCGGAGTGCGGCTCAACCACCCCGAGGCCGTCGCCCTCATCACCTCCCACGTCCTGGAGGGCGCCCGGGACGGCCGCACCGTCGCCGAACTCATGGCCTCCGGCCGCAAGGTGCTCAGCCGCGACGAGGTCATGGACGGCATCGCGGAGATGATCCACGACGTCCAGGTCGAGGCGACCTTCCCCGACGGCACCAAGCTCGTCACCGTCCATGATCCGATCGTGTGAAGGCGGGCCGGCAACCGTGATCCCCGGAGAGATCCTCTACGGTGACGGTCCGGTCGTCCTCAACGAGGGCCGTCCCGTCTCCCGCCTCACCGTCCTCAACGCCGCCGACCGGCCCGTCCAGGTCGGCTCGCACTACCACTTCGCCGAGGCCAACCCGGGTCTCGACTTCGACCGCTCCGCCGCGCGCGGCCTGCGCCTGAACATCGCCGCCGGCACCGCCGTCCGCTTCGAACCCGGCATTCCCGTCGAGGTCGAGCTCGTGCCGATCGCCGGCCGCCGGATCGTGCCCGGCCTGCGCGGTGAGACCGCGGGCCCGCTCGACCGCGCCGCCACGGCCCCGGACGGAGGCGACCGTGCCTGAGCTGCACCGCTCCGTCTACGCCGACCTGTTCGGCCCCACCACCGGCGACCGCGTCCGGCTCGCCGACACCGATCTGCTGGTCGAGATCGAGGAGGACCGCTCCGGAGGCCCCGGCCGCGCGGGCGAGGAGGCCGTCTTCGGCGGCGGCAAGGTCATCCGCGAGTCCATGGGCCAGTCCGGCACCACCCGCGCCGAAGGCGCCCCCGACACCGTCGTCACCGGAGCGGTGGTCATCGACCACTGGGGGATCGTCAAGGCCGACATCGGCATCCGCGACGGCCGCATCACCGCCCTCGGCAAGGCCGGCAACCCCGACACCATGGACGGCGTCCACCCCGACCTCGTCATCGGCCCCGAGACCGAGGTCATCGTCGGCAACGGCCGCATCCTCACCGCGGGCGCTGTCGACACCCACATCCACTTCATCTCCCCGACCGTCGTCGAACAGGCCCTCGCCACCGGCGTCACCACCCTGGTCGGCGGCGGCACCGGCCCGGCGGAGGGCACCAAGGCCACCACCGTCACCCCCGGCCCCTGGCACATGGCCCGGATGTTCGAGGCCCTGGACACCTTCCCCGTCAACATCGGCCTGCTCGGCAAGGGCAACACCATGTCCCGGCAGGCCATGCACTCCCAACTCCGCGGCGGCGCCCTCGGATTCAAGATCCACGAGGACTGGGGCGCCACCCCCGCCGTCATCGACGCCTGCCTGGACGTCTGCGAGGAGACCGGCGCCCAGCTCGCCATCCACACCGACACGCTGAACGAGGCCGGATTCGTCGGGGACACCCTCGCCGCCATCGCGGGCCGCACCATCCACGCCTACCACACCGAAGGCGCGGGCGGCGGGCACGCGCCGGACATCATCACCGTCGTCTCCGAGCCGCACGTCCTGCCCAGCTCGACCAACCCCACCCGGCCGCACACCGTCAACACCATCGAGGAACACCTCGACATGCTGATGGTCTGCCACCACCTCAACCCGGCCGTCCCCGAGGACCTCGCCTTCGCCGAGTCCCGCATCCGGCCCTCCACGATCGCCGCCGAGGACGTCCTGCACGACCTCGGCGCCATCTCGATCATCTCCTCCGACTCCCAGGCCATGGGGCGGGTCGGCGAGGTGATCATGCGGACCTGGCAGACCGCCCACGTCATGAAGAAGCGGCGCGGCGCCCTGCCCGGCGACGGGACCGCCGACAACCACCGGGCCCGCCGCTACGTCGCCAAGTACACGATCAACCCGGCCGTCGCGCAGGGCATGGACCACCTCGTCGGCTCCGTCGAACCCGGCAAGCTCGCCGACCTGGTGCTGTGGGAGCCCGCCTTCTTCGGCGTCAAGCCGCTCCTCGTCCTCAAGGGCGGCCAGATCGCGTACGCGCAGATGGGCGACGCCAACGCCTCCATCCCCACACCCCAACCGGTGCTGCCCCGGCCCATGTTCGGTGCCCTCGGCCGGGCCGCCGCGGCCGGCTCCGTCAACTTCGTCGCCCGCGCGGCGATC
It encodes:
- the bioB gene encoding biotin synthase BioB codes for the protein MDLLNTLVEKGLRRELPTREEALAVLATSDDDLLDVVAAAGKVRRQWFGRRVKLNYLVNLKSGLCPEDCSYCSQRLGSTAGILKYTWLKPDEASAAAAAGVAGGAKRVCLVASGRGPTDRDVERVGRTIEAIKEQNEDVEVCACLGLLSDGQAERLKEAGADAYNHNLNTSEGTYGEITTTHTYADRVDTVQKAHAAGLSACSGLIAGMGERDEDLVDVVFALRELDSDSVPVNFLIPFEGTPLAKEWNLTPQRCLRILAMVRFVCPDVEVRIAGGREVHLRTMQPLALHIANSIFLGDYLTSEGQAGKADLEMIADAGFEVEGAGTTTLPRHRVDALAAAGATAGGCGSQASAGGGCGSHAETGGGCGSHAETGGGCGPCGGHAEVPAAAAAASPSEARTDLVAVRRRGAGTDLAPNA
- a CDS encoding 8-amino-7-oxononanoate synthase; translated protein: MPPYAEDRTDPRRAAFDWTEAAARQRAAAGLVRTLRPRAAESGLLDLASNDYLGLTRRPETTEAAAEAARRWGAGSTGSRLVTGSTRLHALLERELADFCGFEAALVFSSGYTANLAALTALSARDGLIVSDAGNHASIVDGCRLARAETAVVAHTDPEAVAKTLGAHPDRRALVVSDSVFSVDGDKAPLPALARACREHGAGLVVDDAHGFGVLGDGGRGALHEAGLAGDPDVVVTLTLSKSLGSQGGAVLGPARVIEHLVNAARTFIFDTGLAPAATAGALASLRLIEAEPGLAARARTVATTLHRLLTEAGLTAARPDAAVVSVRAPGPDEALRWAADCRELGLAVGCFRPPSVPDGISRLRLTARADLDDAQIERAVDTILRTAPEGA
- a CDS encoding DUF7691 family protein, with the translated sequence MSLSLSPFLLDIKATHALVGSGDEQLLQIIHERFADDLARDDDWFSSSIADGAPTASEALRAVIAGGPFEGRKEHSFPYGYAYKRLCSLTGSFLDNSCFSPFRGAWLETVDEGLKALRITAVSLTDFGYGDAMPDPIPTYDLPNCGEWTHEQCLAAVEQFEQTKRDGHAPPLDPEVVDAVMDVIGWLRHAAARPGFGVIGFVS
- a CDS encoding LysE family translocator, which translates into the protein MISPAAMGGVALVELGMALTPGPNMIHLASRAITQGRRAGLVGLSGTAVGFVCYLLAAAAGLSALFAAVPLAFTVVKLAGAAYLAYLAWDMLRPGGRSPFAPAGDLPPVSDARLFSTGLLTNLLNPKIALMYAALLPQFMDPQAGPAWAQLLQLGAVQIVVGVTVNGLIMLGAARVSGYLAARPRVMTAQRFAAGGLLGVFALRTALTRTPVSA
- a CDS encoding VOC family protein; its protein translation is MTVSKTTLLVLDSSDPEPLARFYAALLGATVEPADGDPDLLLLHSSAGPALGIRRDPGQAPPSWPRPEDSQQAHLHILVAADALDEAEREAISLGARPVAAERNGTRLDRRTDVRRYTDPAGHAFVLAPSRDAERSVSP
- a CDS encoding ATP-binding protein, producing MADHQEATLTLPSDPASVATARRYVAEVLSSWGLGDGTDIADSVRLIVSELATNAVQHTFGQSPTFTVDVSLERDELLRIGVTDSHPRWPQRLPAAVQQDNGRGMVIIRWLAAEAGGRLSVTPTAEGGKTVWIDLPWPAAVPG
- a CDS encoding C40 family peptidase; amino-acid sequence: MTAQIHVPSLLSRAGAVSALTLAAVGGTLLAPGAAPEAQAATSYAGKALNVAASKKGSPYKYGAAGPTRFDCSGLTLYSFKKAGKTLPRTAQQQYNKTRHISASSRQKGDLVFFHSGGRVYHVGIYAGNNKIWHSPKQGSWVKLDRIWTSKVLYGRVR
- a CDS encoding ATP-dependent Clp protease proteolytic subunit — protein: MRSTMRHVLPEFTERTALGTRTLDPYSKLLSERIVFLGTAIDETSANDVIAQFLYLDHAAPESVISLYVNSPGGSISAMTSVYDTIRTVSCEVETICLGQAVGPAAVLLAAGTTGRRLTLPGARIVLQQPTLDEPLRGQPSDLDIHARELLRQRALVAGLLAERTGRDRERVDADIDRTTVLDAAEAVAYGLVDHVVESRRGLADAGNE
- a CDS encoding type II toxin-antitoxin system Phd/YefM family antitoxin codes for the protein MAYEIPVTQARAELADLINRVVYGNERVVVTRHGKPLVALVSAADLERLEAEQEEVEEQVISSVSVVRGIASAPGEQSRFGIAAHHRDPGTPGA
- a CDS encoding ABC transporter permease, whose product is MSATATRKTVAVMLLIPAVVAFALWAFAWPAARIAPRELPIAIAGPPAATAPLEQRLAAHPDAFDVHRYEDVAAARAAIEDRTVYGAIVATPTGPELLTATAASPVVAGLLREAVATQLPAGTAPRVTDVVAAPAADPRGAVLAAGLLPLALAGAASGIAVTVLGLRGARAAAALTGAAVLAGLVGAALADSWLGAFAGSWWAEAGVLALTVLAVGSTLAGLAALLGRPGLGLGAVLMILLGNPFSGISSAPELLPAPVGVLGQWLPPGAAGTALRSVAYFDGAGAGSAVLVLAVWAVAGLAAVLAGARRAAALNGEAAARSALAPAV
- a CDS encoding TetR/AcrR family transcriptional regulator yields the protein MARVSQEHLDARRRQILDGAARCFARNGFHATSMQDVLTEAGLSAGAVYRYFRGKDELIAAIADEAFAGIRGAFEEASRSTPPPTPDVLLGTVLRLFLDERIPGAGRVAFPRLILQVWSETLRDERLAATLERGFTAMHEVWTRLVEAYREAGLVGADVSADHMARVLMAVAQGCIAQQALFGDMTVELLEDGVRGLMSMRTQSPS
- a CDS encoding urease subunit gamma produces the protein MQLSPHEQERLLVHVAADVAEKRRARGVRLNHPEAVALITSHVLEGARDGRTVAELMASGRKVLSRDEVMDGIAEMIHDVQVEATFPDGTKLVTVHDPIV